From Sphingomonas sp. PAMC26645:
CTTCTCGGTCAGCGGGCGGAGCTCGCCCGACGATTTGCCGACCACCGCCGAGTCCAGCGCGGCGAGCAGGCGATCGGGTGCGAGCGGCTTGACCAGGAAATCGGTGGCGCCGGCACGCATCGCGCTGACCGCGTGCGCGACCGATCCGTTCGCCGTGATGACCAGGATCGGCAACGCCGGACGCCGCTCGCGCAGGGTCGCGATCAGGGTGGTCGCATCCTCGTCGGGCGCCCAGTGATCGATCACGATCGCGTCGAGCTGCATGCCGTCCTGCGTGCCGAGCGTGGCGATCGCGGTCTCGTCGTCCGCCGCGAAGACCGCGCGCCAGCCGCCTCGCGCCGCGAGTGCGGCCACCAGCCGCCGCTGCGTGGGCTCGTCGTCGATCAGCAAAAATAGGCGCTGGCCATTGCGCGTCATGGCGAATCCTGTCCCGTTCCGGCACGTGCAATAGCTAGCGCAAGTAAAGAGCGACTTAAATGTCCTGCTTGGCGTTCCAGGATACGCGCGATAAGGTCTCGGCCATAGAGGATGGCACTGACAGGATTGGGGCACGAACCATGGCCGGCAACGGGGACATGAAGGCGCACGTCGCGACCTATTCGAGCGTGACGGGGATGATGAAATGGGGCGCGGTCGGGTGTGCGCTGGTCGTCGCACTCGTCATCTGGCTGATCTCGTAGCGCCATGAAGATCGCCGTCCT
This genomic window contains:
- a CDS encoding aa3-type cytochrome c oxidase subunit IV; protein product: MAGNGDMKAHVATYSSVTGMMKWGAVGCALVVALVIWLIS